AACTTGATCATCTTCAATCCATTCCTGATCTCCACTTGGTTCCGAGACTTGCAATAATCAGATGAATAAATCACTTGTAACTTTCATAATGGTGATATTCCAATTCACATATGGTCTACTTGTTCGTTGGTTAAGTTACCGTTACTTCaaacatagaaaagaaaaatcattagattttatattattttagatacGAATTCTTTTTGATATAGTTCTTTGTTCTACATATTTCATATCAACATGAACCATCTAACCGGATTGCACACATAAAAGCAACATGAACTCTGCTCTATCGATCAATTCTAAACATGTTCAATGGTTTGTTCCCATCTCGTCTAATCATACAAAATCTTAACTTATGATCTCAATTGACGTCCTAAATGCACTTTCTACAGAATCAATTGTCATCTTTTCTCTAGTTGAATGTACCAAATCAATGCTTTAGTGTTATTTCATGTAGACACAATTAACATACCAAGgtacaaaaaagaagaaatttgTATATAAGTTATAGTTTTTGCCAAAAGAGAGATAAACAAAATTTAGACGAAAGAACTCATGTTCATGTATGGTCTAGTAAGCGTGTTTTCGGGTGAAACAAATGCTAACATTTTCAATTTGTGATCAGTTCTAATCATTgtactttataaaataaattattatgttcTTACATTTTATGCTTgttgttaaaattattatatatcttataataatttgttatatatatttatatcatgtcATATCTTCATCAGTATGTTATTTCTACAAATTACAGTAGTAAAAATAATCTGTTACACAAATATAATTGTTGTTGGTGATTAGTAAAAATAACATGTCACAAAAATATGAACAGCTAGCTATgaacgaaaataaaaaatatattcatgtCTAATATTAACGATCTAGAAAGAATTTTAGCTGCCCAATTCAGCATAGTTAAACTTTAAAATTCAGATCTAAGTCATTCGATCTCTCTAAACtttgaaatcaaaatttaaaggcACTTCAAAACTCATGAGATCCATGATAATCtgttaaatattcatttatatcATGTCACCTTTTTGTTCTGCATGTATTTAGatcaattataataataatataaaattgttgGCTGtttcatcatttaatagatatcactattaagaatataatatatatctattttcaaattatttaaatttaattatataccatataaatagaaaaagattgtttggattaataaaatgtatttatgtgtttgcaccaatttaattatatatgtaatagttaaatatttataattattcaatatataattattattttataatatataaaagaacatataatacataaaaaatatatatatatatatatattacttgaAAGTGACACATTTTAAGAATAAATATTGATCTTAAGCTTGTGGttgtcttaaaaataaataattcacTACAATCTGTCCATTAATTTGCATAAATTTACCTTCTCTAATAtttgaatctcaaatctccTATGTAAAAACAGTAAACCCGTTAATCAAACTACTGAATCAATGGAGCTTCCACCCTGAAGTTGGCCTTGTTGTACATGAAACATTAGTATTTTACTACTATTTTTCAATATACTTATTTCTTCATTTATGTTTACAGTGACTTACGAGCATATATGTTTGCAACTACTAAGAGCATCTCAAAAAAGActctttattttagaatttagaaaactctatatttgaagtttcaaaaagtgttcttctccaaaagtgaaatttcaaatttaacttcaaaattatttgtagttTACACTATAGTCTTCATAattgtcataattaatataaatccaaaacaaattataagtaactagcacatatataaaaatattacattaatatataaaattataaatagaaatacataattaaatattaaactacaagcaaaataccatattattccataaaattattccCATAATGCTCTATTTTCGGTTACAAAAATTTTGGCTGGACAATAGTTTAAAGGTTCCGAAgaaaatttactagactattagtattgttgtaatatttaattttttataataattatgtcttcatgtatcttttaaaaaagttttttaataagtttcttttgtaatattcgtgtagtctaattctagttttaaatattataaatcatatttaaaaaaattatttaattttatctgtaaaattaaatttatttaaaataaatttgaaatatttatgatatacaaaagttttaaagaataaaacaataaatgtgaaaatacttgaaaatcataaatgtgatgagtaattaattataaggaccaaaatgcaaataaaaagatgaaacttaaaatttggagttttgagtagtgaaactccAAGTATGAAGTTTCACtccttaaaactctaaatttgaagttttgcaattcttttttggagagcaaaagaCTGGTTAGTGTATTttgatggatttgaaaatccaaactaaatttagtgttattttttctatgattttaaaatctgtatagaaatcatgtgttattggtttaatgattcataaattttaattcaaatcaaATGTTATTCAATCATACAGATTTACTAATAGATTTGATTTcataatggatttgaatagaTTTGCATGGATTTCTTTGTTGAATATATAAAGACTTAAATCCGAGGGAAAATCTCTTGATTTGCAAATACTGATCCGAGAGAATTTGAATATCTGTATATTTtacttgaatttataaatactatatgaatttctaaattaatcaaaatatataaaccaatgaCTCTTCCATATATTTGAAAGtatagagttttttttggaGATACTCTAAGAgagcatatttatttttaacaccgtatgattttatatattacataaagCTTCAACTTAAAGTACTTATAAATACATAACAGACACAAACACTTGGTAGAGATTTAAAGCTTATTCTAAGTGAAAACCGTTACAACAAGCTATAGCATATGTGTTGGTCTGCATCTTTTCAGTAAGCAAACATAAAAACTATAACTCTTTTATACGAACTCACCCTCCATCTTCAACACAATTGAGTTTTCCGCTGCTTAATGACGATATTCCTTTATAAGCACCCCTCCATAGAGTTGGACGGCCTCGTCGCAGCTTATAGCCCTTCCTTTAGGCCCCTCAAGCCGGTTGCCATGGCCCATAAGAGGGCTAGCACCACCGAAGTATTGAATATGTTCCTTTGGGTGAGAAACAACCGGTTCTTTTGTGGTTGACTCGTTGGAGTACTGATAAATGACTCGGCGGCAGCTAGCAGTACTGGTTGCCTCTCTTACGGTATAAACTTTTGGACCACCATATTCGTGAAAATTTTGGTAAAAATTACGAGCAAACTCGTCTCTGGGAACATTTAGTACTGGAGGAGTTACTTTCTGTGATTTACCGTACACCTTATCGACCATTTCAAAAGCCTTTTGAGTGATCCTTGTATTCCTATCCTTTTGATTCATTGCCATTTGAAGAGCAAAGTAGAAAGGTGTTTTGTCTCTATGTGGTATCTTTGTTTCTTTGGTTTCAGTTTTATTGGGGAAAGAAAGCTAATGACCTTTATATAGAAAAGGCTTCTCGCGTTACTAAAAGAACCGAACATAATCTTGTAACAAGAGCTTTAGATTAATTACTTTTCTAGTGAAATATACTGTTTTAGGTATTATCCTCTTGTATTTGCGTATGACCCACTTGTTTTCTATGAGTTTATCTAATGCTCAACAAAGAAGTGTAAGATATGATATTTCACAATGGAGGAATCTACCTATACGTGTAACCATCACAAGCATGTTCATAGAATCGAATATAACCAAATTGTATTAAGTCATCTATCCTCTAATAGTGGATATCTCCTTCAAAGTCTCATGGACGGTTTGACGGTCTGATCTTTCCTATACACGATTACTCTTATACTAAccaatgaaaaattaaaaattaagaaatatacACTTGTTAAGAAATATACATATAGTTGTTACTCAGAAATTCACTATATACTATACATGTAGTAAATCAGATTACttgaatttaattttaaagaCCCTCACTCTGTTAATTCATCGTTTTGTATCATATTGTCCAACTCACGCATGGGTTTAcctaaatgaaataaaaatctgacaaaaataaagaactttaaatattaaaaactatattCCATGCTTATCCTTTCTCCATATTTAATCCAGATATCTGACTAAAGCAGCTTATGAATCTAATCCAGATTTTGCATTAATGTAGCATCTCAAAAAGATTACACCAAAAGCTATTGCGGGAGACTTGGCTACTCTCTCGGCCTTACCAAGATATATAAGGTAGTAAAACTTAATTCACAGCAGTGAAATGAGGTAAACCAGGCGGTTATTCACATCACGAATTGTAAAAAATGAGCATATGCCCCTGCCAGTGCCGGTCTAATTTTTCACAATGCCTTAATCCAGTTTTAAAATTCTgccatttaatatattttatataaactgtAAAcactattaaaatttaaataaaacgatgtaattcattttaaaaaaataaaaatagtatatttaaaacactaaaaacataattttttatttttcaatgcaaaatcaTTCATTAAACAAATGTAATCAAATCTTTGATCATAGCAGTCACGGTTGATAAAAAGATCAATCCAGGTAATTTCTTGTGTGACATGTTATAccataaaaaaactatttatcaaTCTTAGTTgcgaaaaactttttttattggtGATCGATATTAAAATATCCAACATACACACTAAGCAATATATGTACGTTAGATAACAATCCTTcactttcaaaaaatatttttttaatagcttTTTTAACCTATTGTGGTATATCGACTCTCGTAAAATTTATAGGTCCATAAGCAAATAATCACTAATTATTTTTGAgttcatatcattttaaaaaagtttcgaGATTCAAATATTGTGCTTTCAAATTATCATAACTAAAAATGTCCAATATGTATAGTTTTATCTAAAATCTTatcaattttctttatttataaacaATAGTAATACAATTAAACTAAAATGTCCTTTTAAATCGGATGCCGTAATCAatggtttgggtgattttaatTTCCCTCTGGATCGGCCCAGGCCACTGCATAGTCTACTTCGAGTGGCCAACAACTCAGTCTACATATTCGGGTCAGATAATTTCTATGATTATATATTCCTCTATTTCACGCGACATGAGGGTTTTCAATTGCATTTCTTGTGATATATAGTTACGGTTTATTTTTAGTGGGGTCTTCGtgaatgaaagtttttaaaaaaaaaaaaaaaaaaaaaaaaaaaaaaaaaaatgtatctacTACTAATCAAGATTTCAAAAAGGAaaaatcttttgtttttctaGGATTTAGACTGTTCAAAACACTAGTCACGGCTCtcgatctctctttctctcttatcaaaaacaaaaaaactttcagagagtttagagaTCGTATCGAGAGTGAGAGCGTCTTGTTTTCTTTGGGTTCCGTCGCAGTCTTCTTCTGACGGATCGCCTCCGGTATACAGCGGTCCCCTCGACGTGTATAGCTGGCTTTTGATTCTGGCGTCGCACCTTCTTCTTCGGTGGACGGCCGGCTTTTGTCTCCGGCGTCCTCGCCCCTTCTCAGGTGATTGGACGGCCGGCTTTAGATTCCGCCTCGATCTTTTCTCTAATGTTGTTGTCGGTTCTTCACCGAGGTTTCTCGGTTCAAGTCGATCAACGTTTCTTGTGGTTTCCCGATCAATAGACTCTCCTTCCCTAACCATCGATTGTTTGTTCCTAGCCTTGTTTCAAGGTTGTTTCATCTTCGGGCTCTCTCTTTATCATTAAAGATGACCGCTTTACATAAAGGAAAATCGAAGGTTGTGGTCGGATTGTAGTCAATTGATTATCCTTTCCGAAGTGTTGATCTGTCAGATTTGGCTTCGGCTCGATAGCTGGAGATAGCAGTTCAGTTTGAACAGTTTCTTCTCCGGATTGGCTTCGCTGATGGCGGAGCTCCGTCGTGCTTCTTGTCTGGCACCGGAGGAAGGGCGTCGATGGGTGTCTTGACGCGTGTTCATTGATTGCAGGGCAATCGGACACGTGGTGGTCGTCTGTCATTACCTTCCCCAACGGTTTACCTCTCTGGGCTTTAGCTCCAAGTTGTATTGCATAGTAGGCCGTTGTTTTGGCCTTTATCTTTCGTTTTCTGTATTGGGCTCAGTTCCATTGGGCTTTACCCCCTTAATAAATTTaccagatgacaaaaaaaaaagaaagttttaaaaatgtattttcagcATTATTACTATGTTCTCTCTGGGATTTAAAATATGAACttagaatgattttttttcctctcttgTATGTCAATCATTTACGATTATTTATTCGTGAATCTATCTCTCCATATTTACATGTTCAAACTTTCACAGGGGTTCAAATATCTACAACGTATATAATGATTTAGGATTCTAAATGAAGATTGGCATCTTGTCTGGATATATATTATGCCAAGTTGAGACTTCTTTTAATTTACAGCTTTagcaacaaacaaaaattatctGGTAATCATGAATCTATCTTTCCAATTTTACCTGTCAAAAGTTTACAGGAGTATAGATATctacaaattatataaatgatttaggGTCACAAATGTAGATTGGTATCTtgtctgaaaatatataatgcCAAGTTGAAACTTCTTTTATACAGTTTTAACAAACAAATTCTTTAATACAGCAACTGATATATTAATTCTAGAaatattaatgttctttataTAAGGGAA
The sequence above is drawn from the Brassica napus cultivar Da-Ae chromosome A8, Da-Ae, whole genome shotgun sequence genome and encodes:
- the BNAANNG21520D gene encoding uncharacterized protein BNAANNG21520D, which encodes MAMNQKDRNTRITQKAFEMVDKVYGKSQKVTPPVLNVPRDEFARNFYQNFHEYGGPKVYTVREATSTASCRRVIYQYSNESTTKEPVVSHPKEHIQYFGGASPLMGHGNRLEGPKGRAISCDEAVQLYGGVLIKEYRH